The Paenibacillus polymyxa M1 DNA segment TTTGTCCAAGAAATAATACATACGCTCGCCACGAAGTGTTACCTTTACACCGATCGGCATGTTTTCACGCAATTTAAAACCTGCAATAGATTTTTTTGCGCGAGTGATAACTGGTTTTTGACCAGCGATCAGCTGCATGTCGTTGAGAGCCGAATCAAGTACTTTGGAGTTTTGGACTGCGTCGCCAACACCCATGTTGATTACAACTTTCTCGATTTTAGGCACTTGCATCACTGTTGTATAGTTGAACTTCTGCATCAAAGCAGGAGTGATTTCTTTCAAGAAACGTTCTTTCATTCTTGTTGTTGCCATGAATCATAGTCCTCCTTTCTTCAAAAAATAATTAGTCGATCACTTCGCCTGAACGTTTTGCAATACGCACTTTTTTTCCGTTGTCCAAAACCTTGTAACCCACACGAGTTACTTTTCCGCTCTTCGGATCAATGTGCATAACGTTGGAAACGTGAATCGGAGCTTCTTTCTCGATGATGCCGCCTTGTGGATTCAACTGATTAGGCTTTTGGTGTTTCTTAATCATGTTAACACCTTCCACAAGCACACGGTTTTGACGAGGGTAAGCAGCGATAACGCGACCTTTTTTACCTTTATCTTTACCTGTAATCACCAGAACAGTGTCGTCTTTTTTGACGTGCAGCTTGTTGTTATGGGATTCCAGAACTTTTTTCACTTTTGGCATTTCGTACACCTCCTACGGGCACATTTTAAGGTGAATTTAGATCACTTCCGGAGCCAAGGAAACGATTTTCATGAAGTCTTTATCACGAAGTTCGCGAGCAACTGGTCCGAAAATACGAGTACCGCGTGGGCTCTTGTCTTCTTTAACGACCACTGCTGCGTTCTCATCAAATCCGATGTAGGAACCGTCTTTACGGCGGA contains these protein-coding regions:
- the rplX gene encoding 50S ribosomal protein L24 yields the protein MPKVKKVLESHNNKLHVKKDDTVLVITGKDKGKKGRVIAAYPRQNRVLVEGVNMIKKHQKPNQLNPQGGIIEKEAPIHVSNVMHIDPKSGKVTRVGYKVLDNGKKVRIAKRSGEVID
- the rplE gene encoding 50S ribosomal protein L5; protein product: MATTRMKERFLKEITPALMQKFNYTTVMQVPKIEKVVINMGVGDAVQNSKVLDSALNDMQLIAGQKPVITRAKKSIAGFKLRENMPIGVKVTLRGERMYYFLDKLFNITLPRVRDFHGVSTKAFDGRGNYTLGLKEQLIFPEIEYDQVDKVRGMDIVIVTTAKTDEESRELLTQLGMPFAK